Part of the Nicotiana sylvestris chromosome 2, ASM39365v2, whole genome shotgun sequence genome, CCCAGACTTCTCCGCCAAGGCATTTTTACTTTAGTAGCTAGGAGCAAAAGAGTTCTGGTTAGTCCAGAAAATGACAGAGACTGTGGCTGGTATAccaggtttgttgctgcccccaccttgggtttagtgggtgatgaaaatGTCCCCTTCTTCGAGAAGTGGAATTTTTCACGTGAGTTTTCTTTTTTAATAACTTTTTCGTacctttttattcaattttgATGATCTCTATTCgcatttccctttttctttttagcaaccatgggaatTGTTGAAGAGATTCCctatttccgtggttgggtaggaaGGTTACTGAATACAGCCCCAATAGAGGGTAGATCTTGGAAGCATCTTTCCCAAcgatttggttggaaagtgaaaactcatggtaatagttttttttatttaactttttattgtttttcccagaacttattttaatccttctttttatcaggatttacTATTCGAGGGATTAGTGCCGAGGCAGTCGTGGCTTCCCACATTTCTTTGGAAAGAGCCCAAGAGATAATCttgggttcttcatcgaaaaggaaagCTGCTAATGACCAAgattctgaagaagaagaagaagaagaagaagaagaagatgggggtTCCTTAGTAAAAAGGCCACAAACTCGTAGGCGAatcatttctgatgatgaagcATTCCCCCCTCCTTCTATTCCTCTTACCGAGTTTATTGAAGCCCCGGTGATGATTCCTGATGAAGAAGTCCCCGTTGCTGCTCATGATTCAGTTGAGCAACTTTTTAACCGGGGGTTTGATGGTAAAAATTTAGGTCCGATTTCTGATAAAGCACCTCTTGCTTCTTTTTCTACTCCTGTTACTGTGATTCCTCCTTTGCCGGTCGTGGCTGTTATCGTTCCTCCCCAGGCTATTATGACTACTTCCACAGTTCCACCCTCGACTACTCCTCCTTTAACTACTCCTTACACAGAGGTTGGTTCTTCAAGTAGGAATGATGCTATGAGGCGAGCTACCATTGAAGTCCCTACTGAGGGTAACCTTTTAAGGAAATCAGGTCAAGCTGACGTGTGGCTAAAGCCTTTAATTGGTCCAGTTGAGAGAGCTAAGCTTGATAGCCATAGTTCTGTGACCTTGATGAATGATATATTGCATGTTTCTTTAAAGATATTCCTTTTTCAAGCTTTACTTTGTCATTTGTCTATCTTCGGGATTCTTatttttttccctcttttttttctaggtcaatctaattggcacggagatgatgaaaagggttaccCTCTTAGAGCAATTAGTGCATGACTACCAAATAGAGGCGGATAATTGGAAGGAACGGTGTGAAAGTCTTCAAATCGACATGGAAACTTTAGAAGAAAGTAAAAGTACTTTAGAGCAGCAGGTACGGGCTTTGACTTCAGAATTGGCAGTTGAAAAAGCTTCTTCAAATCAAGCAAGTAAGGAAAAGGCTCATCTGGAAACCTCTTTTTCCAAGCAATTGTCTAAGGCAAGTGAAGAAATTAGAGAGTTGAGAGCTCTCTTGAGTGAAAAAGAAGCATATGCTGGTGAACTCGTGCAAAATTTGACTCAAACTCAAGAAGACCTCCGGGTATCTTCTGATAAGATTTTCTCTTTAGAGAGTTCCCACGCTTCTCTTCAAAGTTCTTATGAATCTGCCTTGGCTAAAAATGAAAAGTTAAGAAATGAAATTGTTGACTGGGAAAGAGATTACGAGATCCTTGAAGATAAAATTgtcattgaagtgagttgggcgtttTTAAATTCTCGCCATGATACCCTCGTTGAAGTTAGCCAAgagaattttaacttggaatctgagttagccaagatcaaagagactattgagaagactcagcagaaccaagatttttcttctcccaTGGCTAaagtttctgaaaatgttgaagaTAATACGGGTATACCCACTCCTTCAAGTCAAGTTGAGCCCGTTGCTGTTGATGACCCTGCTTCAGTCCCTTCATCTTCTCAGTGAAAAGTTTATGTTGATTGAATTCCCTTTTTTGGTGGTTTGTGATTGTGACCCTTGATCTATTTAAGGGTTTGTTGGAAACGTTAAGTCCCCAGTCCTTTTATGGGTCACTTTGTATAAACAACTTttggtttatgactaagttcatacttagtctaaaccctttaatattaagaagttccCGCTGCTGTTTGAACTTCTGCtttgtttattcttgcctttatttttaaggacttactgaataacttgcatttttattcttcaaaaatgcttctgttaacttTATGAATACTTGAATTAATCATGAATGTTATAAAAGAGAGCCCTTTTATAtgcgacacttaatgaagaagacgtctcaacttcataatgatgTTAATATATGATAAAAAAAATAGGAATACACATATTTTTTGGAATAACttcgacaagtttttatttgaactttgtcaagttttaaataacactttacatgtatttgaattacttcTATAACTTTCTCACAACTGTTTTCCTTATAAcagatttcaaaaaagaaaatgaatacaaGGTTTTTACTTATTACCCGTTTCAGTACATTGCTTTTACCCTAACTAGGATAAGGCTTTTCTTTGGCtttagctcgtgactttgctctcaCTCAATGAGTAAACTTCTCAGGATTGAACTTTGATTATTtctcaatcttctttgccttcttcatacacatatattatatagtcccccaagtgtttgagcgttgaagtatgaagtctcgagcacttgattgttcctctcatttggtccttttcctgaaaaggaaaaacacacgAGACTCGGAGGTgagattatagatgaagactgcataacctgtctgaatttctatcagaatagttgtaacaCTAGACCGagaattttaatttattccacgtgccttgcaggtcgtgattcatcatttagtacgggctagcttttttgcctatcatctaaaatcattagtaaaattttaacaattcaaaaaaaaatattaaaatatggatacctgaccgtaggtattccttagaaatagtatctcttcaggtaAATGGCATTCCAGTGTGAAGGTAGTATTTTGCCATCTACCGTTACCAACTTGTATGCTCCTTTTCATGAAATACCATGAATcatgtagggtccttcccaggtTGGACTCAATTTTCCCACATTGGCTGCCTTCGTAGATTGAAAACTTTTTTGAGCACGAATTCCCCAATCTTGAAGAATCTTAGGCGTACTTTTCGATTGTAGTATTGTTCTTTGACCTGCTTTTGTGCTtccattcttattaatgcagcttctctttttccttcaagtagatCAAGATTTATGCGCATTTTTTCGCCATTAGACTCTTTTAACGCTTGTGTAAACCTTGTGcttggctctcctatctcaactggaattaaaccTTCAGCTCCATAAACTAATGAAAATGATGTTTCtcccgtacttgtttttgttattgtgcggtatgcccataaaacaccaggtaacaattctggccaattacctttggattcctccaaactCTTAttcaaattgttgataatgactttgtttgttgactcagcttgtccattacccaccggatgataaggtgtggatgtaatccttttgatctgccaactttgaaaaaactcTGTAATTTGTGCGcctataaattgagggccattatcacacacgatttcctttggcacaccgaatcgacatatgatgtttcgccaaatgaaatctctaacttctttttctcgcacccgtttgaatgctcctgcttccaccCAGTTAGTAAAATAGTCAGTAAGTAAAAGCAAGAATTTTACctatccttttgcttgtggtagtggacccacgatatccatttcccatttcataaatggccaagGTGCAATAACCGGATGTAACAACTCCACAAGTCTATGCATGTTATTACCGTATctttggcacttatcacatttagccacaaaatattccgcttcttcttccattttaggccagtaataacctaccCTGATCATGGTTCATACCAGTGATATTCCTCCGGCGTGATGtccacaatgcccctcgtgtatcTCTCTCATTACATATTCTGTATGTGAAGGCCCGAGGCaccttgctaagggaccaccaaatatttttcgataaagattgccttgctttaaacaatatcgagcaaCCTTTTTCCGAAGCGCATGAGCTTTTTTCTTGTCTTCagggacggttccatactgcaaaaaagcaacaatcttgTTCCTacaatcccaggttaagttattaaaatttacctcatttttgtctggatcgagcaactaatgaaacaaatgaattacggaagcattttcattgcttgccacaTCTGCTGTAGAAGCGAGATTGGCTTGGCCGTCCGCCTTGACATTTTCACATCTCTTGATATTTGCATAACTTCCCAGGTTTGGAATTGCCTGACGAGATCTCGTACCTTCTCTAAGTACTGCtgcattcgtgcttccctggccgtataagtccctagcatttgattaactacgagatGCGAATCGCTTTTGATCACAATCTGATTAATGTCGAGTTCTCATcctagttctaaacctgcaatcacagcttcatactctgcctcatttttagttatagaatgacatttaatggcttgtcgaatggtttcacccgtaggtggtacaaAAATAATTCCCAAGCCTGCACCCTTCACATTAGaggaaccatcagtgaataaggtCCAAATTCTTGGATTAGAGCCGTTGaacacttgtaattctttttctgcttccaattgcattccttggctaacaaaatctgctaacacttgagattttatcgCGATTCTAGGCTGGTATGcgatgtcatattcacttaattctatagcccatttggctaacctacctgacaactcatgcttatgtaagaTATTGCataatggataagcagttactacagcgataggatgacattgaaaataaggccttaattttctagatgccatgattaatgcaagtgctagCTTTTCTAACCGAGGATACCGCGTCTCTGTATCTAATAAAGATTTGCTGACATTATAGATcgaagattgtttaccttggtcttcatggactaaaacagcacttaccgctacttctgagaCAACAAGGTAGATGAAAaatctttccccagcctttggttttgcgagtAATGGCGGATTTGATAGGTATGccttcaaatttttgagtgcctGCTGACATTCCTCAGTCCATTCGAACTGATCTTGAAGGTATGccttcaaatttgaactgatagGATGAAGGCATACCTGTCAaattctttttaagagctgaaaagaacttaaagcatttttctgatgatttagaaatgaatctcccCAAGGTTATAATTCTTCTtgtcaacctctgcacttcttttctacttgtaagcatgtcaggaattacttcaatggccttaatctgtgagggattcacttcaataccacggttataaacaagaaaacccaaaaacttacctgatgcaacactGAATGCTTTCtccggatttaatttcatattgaaTTTTCGCAAGACCTGAAATGTATCAGACAAGTGCGATATATGATCCCTTGAATGTTGAGTTTTAACGAGCATGTCATCTATGtaaacctccattgttttcccaaatgttcttggaacattttagttactagtctttgatatgttgcaccagcatttttgagaccaaaaggcattactttaaacagtaagtccccctgtctgttataaatgaagttttttcttcatctattggatccattttgatctgattgtatcctgaatacgcatctaaaaagcttaacaattcatgtcctacagtagcatcaattagttaatctatatgtggtaatggaaaagaatctttaggacaagctttgttaaggtctgtgtaatctacacatactcgacacttaccattcttcttcggtaccacaacagtattggctaaccaattatgATACTTTACCTCATGGATAGACCCAATCTTTAACAATTTttgaacctcatcttgaatcacctgatttttgaaagttccttgctttctcttcttttgtttgataGAGGGATacgatgggtcttcatttaatttgtgagtcattacctccagtggtattcctgtcatatcagagtgggaccaagcaaaacaatccacgttagtttttaaaaatccaatcaacttacctttcatgtctTGGCTTAGATTGGCATTTAcgtagactttcctttcaggccatTGTGCAAATAATATTACAGCTTCCAGTTCTTCAAtcattgttttgatattttcattttcttctggttcttgaatggcatCTGGCCTTGAGTCAACGTCTGTTcgtccttgttcagttgaggtttgtgttgtggtaccCTTAACTGGATTCTGTAATTGTTATTTTTCTTCGTTTCCCGTACTTGAATCTGCTACAGAATTGATGCTTctggatgtatgttgatccccacgaatttgacatattccccatggtgatggaaatttaataacttgatgcaaagTTGACAGAACGACAACCctctcgtggatccatggtctcccaaggatcatattgtaagccatctccatatctaccacctgaAATTTTGTATCCTTGACAACTCCTTCTGTGAATGTTGTAAGTATTACCTCCCCTTTTGTCACTGCGctggaattgtcaaatccagacaGAGTATGCACctttggtattaatttaacttcggcttgcatctcacgtagcactcttagcaaaataatgttaacagaactacctggatcaatcaaaactcgtttcagattagtatcatgtacaagtaaagatattaccagtgcatcgttatgtggGGACAATACGCCAtccgcatctgcatcatcaaacgtaatgctttcttcctctaagacatgtcgcacccgcttcccgtgggtaattgtgactttggaGACTTTATTGGTTGTTGTGTACGTcacaccattgatgtcttcacctccacttatcacattaacggtccttttgggagaaggtggttttgggggctcctgcctattcttcatatatgcttTCTTACCCCTCTCACTGAATAATTCAGTGAGATACCTTTGCTTTAATAGATGATCAACTTCACCTTGCAGCAACCTACAATCTGtcgttttatgcccgtgatcgttgtgaaattcacaccagTGATCAGGGTTGCGGCTATTTGGgttcgatctcatttcttttggccaccgtaccttatcacTCATGCTTCTTAAAATAGCTACGAGCTTGGAAGTGCTTACATTAAAATTATAACCGCCAAACCTtgctttcaaatttctatcatcatcctgTGACTCTCGCTCGTTTTGATCTTTTCCAAATATTGATGACGAGCCCGACTCTCTATTCCTCAACCTATGATTATACATCGGATTGTCCTGTTTTGATCGTGAATCTTTTCTTACTAGACCCATATATggttcgtacctatttttaccagaCCTTTTTTCGGTTTCCGCCCGTCTCGAActcaccttttcttctttttgagatcgtGAGATAATATCTTCTTCAATCCTTAGCTTCGTGATGTatctgttataaacatcattccacgttgttGTTGGGAATTCACGAAGATTTTCCTTGAGTCGCCTCGTGGCTTCagaagcttttttcattcaaattattAGTGAAGGCTACAGCTGCCCAATTGTCAAGTACGCGTGGTAACGTCATTCTTTCATGCTGGAACCTATCCACGAACTCCctaagcaattctgagtccccttgcttgattttgaaatatcttccattcttttttcgactttttgagctctcgagtgtgctttgataaatgaatctgcaagctcagcaaaagaatttatggaattttcaagtaaaagagaataccatgttaatgctcccttggtgagtgtttcacaaAATATTTTGACCAAAACTGATtaaatttcttgtttggtcaagtcgtttccttttacgcctgttgtgaatgcagtcgcgtggtctcgtggatcagttgtttcattgtattttggaatatcgggcattttgaatttctttggaattgggaggggagcggcacttggcttccaaggttgttgtgaatatttatccatatctatccctttgattacgggtggtactccaggtattttctctatgcggtcactttgctccttgagctgtttctgcaatgttagtacaaaattttgtaaatcagaattgactaagttacctggtTCTCCTTCTCGTGACTCGCTGGGGATTCCACCACTACCTGAATTAGCAAGCCCAgaacgagggttctccaaagtgttattatttggagtgggtgttgGTGGTGCAACAGGTAATTGGCTGACAAAGGTctcaagagctttattgacctATTGAGAGATTAGCTTTTACAAAGCTTCATTGATAGGTTCATCATTTTCGAATTGAGCATTTCCATTTGCATGAGATCTATCAGGAGTGCCTTCTCGAGAACGTTGAGGGGAACTTTGTGGAGAAGGGATTGGGATGTGATCATCCGGTGGATTCTCCTGGAGTTGTTGGTTTCCTTAGTTTCCTTGGGTGTTGTCATTGATGTtcgacatagttgatgcaacaaAAAAGGTTAGGTTAAGAAAGagtagattatcagattcccggtaatggaaccaatttgtttaaccaaaaagtgaaatttcagtcaaagctttaatttaaaagaacacgggttactgataatcaaaactgaataaaggaaagtgattttgctaacaataagatagatagaagaaaataaagtaaaccagtatattcagatgatctttcgtgtccttacaaatgatccattctctcctttttatagctatcttaaagatatacgttttgcctttGTTATAATTAGGCCACTATAGACAATTAAAGgtattaaatgctacgttacataatcattgtaatttaatacagattctaAAACATATTTAGTATTTACtgcttattaaatactgtatATGTACTCTCTTAtgttgtcagattcattctccttgacTTTTGAGTATAAATAGGTACGAGCGTCGAGTCTTTTGAATAACTGCTTGTGTCTCTACTTGTACCTTCTTTGTCAATCATCACTCTTTGACCAGCCTTCGTGTCATGACAAGTCATCTTCcaatcactttaatatgtaaactcgatTTTCCCAATACAGTTGTGGATACAAGCTTTCAACAAAAAATAGTAAGGGGGCAAAGAAGAATGGAAGTTAGTAAATTTTGAATTGACAGAATGAATAGGAATAAAATTCATCTAAAACAACATGCCCAATATTATCCCATATTGTGGGGTCTGatgagggtagtgtgtacgcaaacatTACCCCTATCTTGTGAGGATAgaaaggttgtttccaataggcactcggctcaggaaagcataaAAACCATATTAATGAAAATATACACAAGAAGGGACAATACCAAAAAGGCATATAAAAGtagaataaaaacaacaagacaATATATAAGGTGATCAACGATGAATGAAAATAACGGTTAAGCAGGGAATTAACTTGGAAGGAGAAAATGACACTCATTGCTCAACCCCTTTCCATAAATCTTAGTCCTAACATATTTGTTTTTTTGGTAATTATAAATTTACAAAGGGAAAAAATTACGTacaaacaaaaaacaaaacaaaaatataagGAATGTTGAACAGCTTCAGCTTCCTACAACTGGTAGCAACTAACTCTCCCCCCATCCTCTATTTATGTTCTTATATCAACTGCCCTAGGGGTAAAAGTTTAAATGTGCCAACTGTCCAATAATTTTGGCATAACAGTTTCCTCTAAAGTGGATATCCTGTCTTAGCTCTCTCCTTGCTTGAAAGGTTTTTGTTGGCATGTCATTCAGTAGTATTAAGTAAGAGACATTGTGCACGCAcatcataatccacctcacaaaaGTATCAGGAAATGTGATACCACTTGATGGTTGGCTATAAGTAtgtattttggagactatttgCACTCTAATTTGTTGCACTTTACTAATGTTTGAGCGTTAAATGGTAGTAAATTGCTCTAACTGAGTACTTTATGCTTTGCAGGAGCAATTCCGGGATACAATGAGGTTAGGGAGAGTTTTTTAGCTAATATGAAGCGTTGAAGGCCAAGTAAAAGCTTATGGAGTAAATTGGGAGTTCATTCGAGGATCAAAGGAGGTTAGCGCacttaaaaagaagaaagaaagaagaacgaAGAAGAGTCCAGGAAATTGCCCAGGTGTGCGGCCACGCAAGTCAAGCAGATACTGGCCAAAGTGCGCGGCCAGATGTGCAGTCACCAGCTCAGGTGCGCGGTCGTGCGCGGCCGTGCACATCCTTCTGAGAAAAAATATTCCAGGGCTAAAATTATAATTTCGGAGGCGATTTCCCTTGACCTATATGAAGCCCAATTTGTCCAAAAAGAGGGTATTTTGGATTTTAGGAGAAATTGGGAAGCAAGAACAAGCAAGGAGCAAGACGGAAGATTCGGAAGCGAttttttatctttcttcttccctttttctATTATTGGTGATGAATTCTTATGTTGGCCAAAATGCGTGGCCAGATGCGCGGTCACCAGCCCAGGTGCACGGCCGTGCACGTCCTTCTGAGAAAAAATATTTCAGGGCTAAAATTATAATTTCAGAGGAAACTTCCCTTGACCTATATGAAGCCCAGTTCGTCCAAAAAGAGGGTATCTTGGATTTTAGGAGAACTTGGAAAGCAATAACAAGCAAGGAGCAAGACGGAAGATTCGGAAACGAGTTTTTATCTTTCTTCTACCCTTTTTCTATTATTGGTGATGAATTCTTATGTTGTAGTTGTGAaaacaattatgagtagctaaactctttattctagggtttgatggaacctcttggaGGATGAATTTTTGTTGCGTTTAATATAAACTTGCCATTAGATTTTCtatacttgttcaactacgtgatTATTATAGTTGATTGAGGGGCCCTTAATCGgctatgcctatttagtgtgtattacttaGAAAagggtacatatttaggtagttgtaaaacaacatcactcctaacgtatatgagggatcaatacgaagtgtttaaaggtgggattaggaataacgaaaccttggtgcgattTTAGTGAGTGGTGAACTAC contains:
- the LOC138885620 gene encoding uncharacterized protein, with protein sequence MGLVRKDSRSKQDNPMYNHRLRNRESGSSSIFGKDQNERESQDDDRNLKARFGGYNFNVSTSKLVAILRSMSDKVRWPKEMRSNPNSRNPDHWCEFHNDHGHKTTDCRLLQGEVDHLLKQRYLTELFSERGKKAYMKNRQEPPKPPSPKRTVNVISGGEDINGVTYTTTNKVSKVTITHGKRVRHVLEEESITFDDADADGVLSPHNDALVISLLVHDTNLKRVLIDPGSSVNIILLRVLREMQAEVKLIPKVHTLSGFDNSSAVTKGEVILTTFTEGVVKDTKFQVVDMEMAYNMILGRPWIHERVVVLSTLHQVIKFPSPWGICQIRGDQHTSRSINSVADSSTGNEEK